The following coding sequences lie in one Apium graveolens cultivar Ventura chromosome 1, ASM990537v1, whole genome shotgun sequence genomic window:
- the LOC141708644 gene encoding uncharacterized protein LOC141708644, with product MDKSWIFKDRDSLEYEIGVESFLIFAEENSKDPKNIPCPCGHCDNFRKYNVKVIRGHLYEKGFSLGYTDWIWHGETSYKSVRSSAGSTFLPKEQNAQSETIDVCEAAYNSDDHDSYDFNRFVADAEQPLYKGSECTKLESMLKLHNWKSRFGISDNAFTDLLTSVGSFFPQDHVLPVNAYEAKKTLSDLGLEYIKFHACPNNCILYRGINLNASECPKCRLSRWKVAKDGKLRVNSPAKVMWYFPIISRFKRIFKSPDTAEQLIWHSKQQSNDGQMRHPADSPSWRNIDYRWPSFANDPRNLRLALGADGINPFNNGLSNRYNCWQSKDNEASHRDMLDMGVRADLAPQVGEKKTYLPPSAFTLSKAEKRTILSSFLNMKLPYGHASNIKNCVSMADLKIYGLNKVVDVSKLDKLQSDVILTLCELEKNFHASFFDVMKHLIVHLVWELRLCGPVCYRWMYAFEWFNKVMKSYVRNRYHPEGCIAESYLGEESVEFCTEFLKESLQNS from the exons ATGGACAAGTCGTGGATTTTCAAAGACAGGGATTCTTTAGAATATGAGATAGGTGTTGAAAGTTTCTTAATATTTGCAGAAGAGAACTCAAAGGATCCTAAGAACATCCCTTGTCCTTGTGGGCATTGCGATAATTTTAGGAAATATAACGTAAAAGTAATACGGGGTCATTTATATGAAAAAGGTTTTAGTTTGGGGTATactgattggatttggcatggagaaaCTAGTTATAAGAGTGTTAGGTCATCTGCCGGTAGTACATTTCTACCTAAGGAGCAAAATGCTCAATCCGAAACTATTGACGTTTGTGAAGCTGCTTATAATTCGGACGATCATGATTCGTATGACTTCAATAGGTTTGTAGCTGATGCAGAACAACCTTTGTATAAGGGCAGTGAATGTACAAAGTTAGAGTCAATGTTAAAGCTACATAATTGGAAATCTAGGTTTGGTATTAGCGATAACGCCTTCACTGatcttctcacttctgttggttCTTTTTTTCCTCAAGATCATGTATTACCGGTTAATGCGTATGAGGCAAAGAAAACCTTATCTGACTTGGGCCTCGAGTACATTAAATTTCATGCATGTCCAAACAACTGTATACTCTACAGGGGTATAAATCTTAATGCATCTGAGTGTCCTAAATGTCGTTTATCTCGCTGGAAGGTTGCGAAAGATGGTAAACTTAGGGTAAATAGTCCAGCCAAGGTTATGTGGTATTTTCCTATCATTTCTAggtttaaaagaatatttaaatcTCCTGATACCGCTGAACAGTTGATTTGGCATTCAAAACAACAGTCAAATGATGGTCAGATGCGGCATCCGGCCGACTCTCCTTCATGGAGGAATATTGATTATCGGTGGCCTTCATTTGCTAATGATCCAAGAAACCTTCGATTAGCTTTAGGAGCAGATGGTATAAACCCATTTAATAATGGCCTAAGCAATAGGTATAACTGCTGGCAG TCAAAAGATAACGAGGCATCTCATCGTGATATGCTTGACATGGGTGTTAGGGCTGATTTAGCTCCacaagtaggagaaaagaaaacCTACTTGCCTCCTTCTGCTTTTACTTTATCAAAGGCTGAAAAAAGAACAATATTGTCGTCATTCTTGAATATGAAACTTCCTTATGGACATGCATCGAACATTAAAAACTGCGTGTCCATGGCTGATTTAAAGATTTATGGGCTGAA CAAAGTAGTCGATGTTTCGAAACTAGATAAACTACAGTCAGATGTGATATTGACCTTGTGTGAGCTTGAAAAAAATTTTCATGCCTCATTTTTTGATGTTATGAAACATCTCATAGTCCACTTGGTTTGGGAATTGCGTTTGTGTGGACCAGTGTGCTATAGGTGGATGTATGCATTTGAATGGTTTAATAAAGTGATGAAGAGTTATGTTAGAAACCGTTATCATCCGGAAGGTTGTATCGCCGAAAGTTATCTTGGTGAGGAATCAGTAGAATTCTGCACCGAGTTTCTTAAAGAGAGTTTGCAAAATAGCTAG